GGGGTCTTCACTGTGCACCACCTAAAATACAGCACCTGCAGACTCTCAACAAACTACTTGCACACAGACCTTGGATCATCACCCAAGAACACATACGGGTAAatgctagggatgtgcaaaactaccagtttcataatcgactagctggttgttgtttttttaacaaatatttgaCTAGTCTGTGACTGTgttaaggaaaaaaataaataaataaaaaagctaaataactataacatcttattgtaCAAAACtataaaagtaagaaataagaatgGCACAGAACCGCTTATTCAcatcatgaatgcagaatgttcgCTTCAGTGTAAACGGAGTGCTTCAGGGCAATCCTCACTGAGCAGTCAAAAGAGCAGAACTGTAAGATAATATTGCATGTACATATCTAGTTTATGACTACAACTGTTTAtataagcagtgtcagacagaatcagcaaaagacttcaatctctccaaagcacctcacaaataTAGGAACATTAGTCTCAGCAGAGGATTTTAACGTCTGACAGTGATCGTCTTGTAAAATATGGTTGATGCGGCACTTTGGTGTCTGAAACAGCCGCggtgcataaatggactaaacGTAAAGTTGCCCTGAAGTGCCTTGATGAGCGATGTTTGATTTGTTGTTAGGAAGTGTGGGTGGGATATGTTGAACGACTAGTCCCATTTTTAAAAAAGCTAATAGGCTTTAGTTAACGTTTGTGATTAAAGATTAAGAGGgcaaacaattattttttctgattaacactttttattgattcacacatttgaaacaaaaaagcaaaagatATATTCATAGAATCCActataacccccattattccctttcccccctcccaatcccaccctgaccctcaacaaatatccctgtggtcacaacttgagttacagacaaaaaaagaaaagaaaaaaaaaaatatatatatacatatacataaaaaatgataataataatcacacacatttaaaattgcaattttctctccactgcccctccctgagagtcctccaaaaaagccaaatagttgccccatttttttattgaacaaatCTAATTTGCCTAGCCTTATATATGACATCTCCTCGaatgcccatctctgtgcaccactcttgaaatgagggcgctccatcggacttccatcccctaagaataatctgtctgccgatcataacactggttaggacccaattgtttatgcatttatctcctatattaatgaccgccccgtcgcctaaaatacagagtctggggctaaatgaaatttgagtgtccaatgcatcacacataaaactctgaaccctcagtCAGAAttattggatcttaacacaccaccaaaaaacatgggttatgtccccaTCTTCTCATTGGCATCGCCAGCTGGTGGGTGTGTCTATACAGCtataagtacctgaagaattgagacctgggaatcccaaaatgttgaaccatattttcaaaggatctcagcactccactctcatataggtcacctagtgtattaacctccctcataatccactctgaccatcagaaaggggacttattaatacataatttggggttcagccatatgcttgaggcaacatttaaataaatgtctgaattaaacattctggacacttttgtccatatcgcgtgcaaatgcgagataacagggtgtaacttaacttctcagattagtttgatagaaaggctttgcaatggtgaaataggggcaagaacttcctattcaatacaaaaccagggaggggctctttcaggtggaagcgaccaatgagccaaatgtctgagaccgaatgcataacaataaaacaaaatcttgggtaggcctagcccacctttttcaATCGGACTATGTAATTATTGAAGTGTAaactgggatgtttaccattccaacttcgctatgctatcagattgcttgaaataagagagggggacatctatatggAAAGATTGTAGcatgtagttgaattttggaatacagttcatttgaataacattaaccttcccaatcatagataaatgtaatgaagcccatctgtccacatcgctcgaaaacccttttatttaagggtcaaaattgactctaactaaatcacacaaatttgctgggaataaaatggccaaataattaatgccctgtttgggccactggaagacgcccggctgaaaagcagttactgggcagtacactgtcagagccaaagcttcagatttagaccaattgtctCTGTATCCCGACTTAGAAAAGGagtgaataattctgtggaggcaaggcatagatctagtggggttggagacaaataataaaatataatctgtgtaaagcaaaagcttatgcgccacacctcctgccatcgcCCTTgggaaatcatcctcctttcttatcgcggctgctaatagttccaggggAATATTGAATAtacacaataatggggaaagagggcaacccagccgggtgcccctatccagagtaaaataatctgaaataatcCATTtgttgtaccgccgctactgggtgtctataaagtaattttgtggttactttagttttacttcaaatatcatacagtagttcaactatggttaatgtaataaaaccatgattaattttcgtAAGGGATGGAGAAAGATATTGTTAGGGAATACAAAACTTTttgcaaaagaaaataaattccctacCTGTCCTATAAGTAGCTCCATtaattttaaacacaaaaacGCATCTTATGTGAATGCCcaccccccacaaaaaaaaacattaaatcggGGTCAGGTGAACCTAAAActagcctaattatacagggttTCCAAAAGACCAATTACTTGATtcgttgattttgaaaatatgttgctTTACACAACCCTAATATGTAGAGATTAATTTAGAGaagttattgtttaaaaaaattctcTGTTCACAGGAGTTAGTTTGTCCTAGTACGGAGGCTCGATGGTCTTTGGCAGAGCTGATTCAGGCTGTGGTTTTAATGAGCCATGCCCATTCTTTGGCCTCCTTTGTTTGGGGTTGTGGCATTCTCCCTGAGCCAGAGCAGTCAGATGATCAGCCACTCCAACCGTGTTCACCCACAGAGTCATGTAGTTCTACCAGAAATCAACATGAGGTATTAAAAGTGTCACTGATGTTGATCACAGGTTAAtgatatccttttgtgttcaggtAATTGAATGTGTATCTATGTGTGTGCACAGTGGCCTGGAGCTGTGAATGAAGTTCAGCTTTTGATGGAGAAAATGATGATGGTGAAACAGCAAGGTGAAGAGTATACGCAGGAAGAGATGGTTACTCGCTTTGAAAGAGAAAGGACAGAGAGTCTGCTAGAGTCAGTGGAGGGTATGaacaaaataatttgttaatGATGTGTCACACAAAAGCCACAAAATTACACCATATTTCCTTTCCATCTTTTTGTACTTTCCAAGTTTGCTGCTCTCTGATCCCGTGTCATAATTGTCTTTCAAACAGTTGTGAGCCCTGTCCTTCCTGACTGCATCTCACGGTTTGTGGTGGATGCAGATTTTACCTACCAGGATTTCAGTCCTAGAGGAGAACAGTCCCCCCCAACCATGAGAGCTCAGGTGCATTACTCATTATGTGCATGCATACATTGATACAAAGATCTATACAACACAATTAAAACTAGATAAGTAATTTTGCAAATATATGATGTGCATTACAATAAGTCTTGAACACAATGTCATTGTGCATTGTATGTTGATCTTTTTGAATGATTTTTTGTGTGCTTTTCAGGATTATTCATGGGAGGATCATGGATTCTCCCTGATGAACAGGTTGTATGGAGAGATGGCTCAGCTTCTAGATGAGAAATTTCAGGTGGTGTGTGTGCTCACATATCACACCATGGCCATGCACTCAAACGTGGACACCTCCACACTCCGCAAAGCCATCTGGAACTACATTCACTGCATCTATGGCATCAGGTCAGTCATGCATGCATAATAGCCCTAAAATTACCCTAGTGGTATGAGACAAAAAGTGGATTATGATTAAGTctatataaaataaagcaaaGAAAATAATCTCCACCATTATCACAAATATAAATGATACATATTAGGAGACAAAACCTCATTAGGTAGCCTTATTCAAGGCTAACCTGTTTAAGATTAAAAGTTGTGTTAATTGTACcagattcattttatttttgcttgAATATATGTGTGCACATGCAGGTATGATGACTACAACTACTGGGAGGTGAACCAGTTATTAGAACGCAGTTTAAAAGTGTATGTTAAGACAGTGGCTTGTCACCCTGAGAAAACCACACCGAGAATGTACTTCTCATTTTGGAGACAGTTCCGCCACTCAGAAAAGGTATTTTAGACTCTATCATAAATATCTTGTTTGTGGTAGAATATTTATATAGATACAAAGATAGATTGATATAAGGATATAAAGATAACAGGTGTTTCTTGTTTGAAAGGACTGCATTTTCTTTAGCAATGGAATTGAATTATGCTTGTGTTCTTGGCCTTATTCTGAATAATTAGCATTTTGAAGTTATGTGTTAGTGGCCTCTAGT
The sequence above is a segment of the Myxocyprinus asiaticus isolate MX2 ecotype Aquarium Trade chromosome 34, UBuf_Myxa_2, whole genome shotgun sequence genome. Coding sequences within it:
- the sesn2 gene encoding sestrin-2 isoform X2, producing the protein MSEALLSDQHADHLTMAMGMHPTYLACFVRTQHALLQLDGPLPLSWRHFIIILASARHQCSYLVRRHSSAFLLAGGDESWLRGLHCAPPKIQHLQTLNKLLAHRPWIITQEHIRELVCPSTEARWSLAELIQAVVLMSHAHSLASFVWGCGILPEPEQSDDQPLQPCSPTESCSSTRNQHEWPGAVNEVQLLMEKMMMVKQQGEEYTQEEMVTRFERERTESLLESVEVVSPVLPDCISRFVVDADFTYQDFSPRGEQSPPTMRAQDYSWEDHGFSLMNRLYGEMAQLLDEKFQVVCVLTYHTMAMHSNVDTSTLRKAIWNYIHCIYGIRYDDYNYWEVNQLLERSLKVYVKTVACHPEKTTPRMYFSFWRQFRHSEKVHVNLILMEARMQAALLYALRAITRYIT
- the sesn2 gene encoding sestrin-2 isoform X1, whose product is MKEGGVDLPQALPSGPSAFIPTEEEGAIQEVMSEALLSDQHADHLTMAMGMHPTYLACFVRTQHALLQLDGPLPLSWRHFIIILASARHQCSYLVRRHSSAFLLAGGDESWLRGLHCAPPKIQHLQTLNKLLAHRPWIITQEHIRELVCPSTEARWSLAELIQAVVLMSHAHSLASFVWGCGILPEPEQSDDQPLQPCSPTESCSSTRNQHEWPGAVNEVQLLMEKMMMVKQQGEEYTQEEMVTRFERERTESLLESVEVVSPVLPDCISRFVVDADFTYQDFSPRGEQSPPTMRAQDYSWEDHGFSLMNRLYGEMAQLLDEKFQVVCVLTYHTMAMHSNVDTSTLRKAIWNYIHCIYGIRYDDYNYWEVNQLLERSLKVYVKTVACHPEKTTPRMYFSFWRQFRHSEKVHVNLILMEARMQAALLYALRAITRYIT